The window AACGAAACGCCTTCGCCGGTGCCCTGGATCTCGACGTAGCGGCCGGAGCCGGTCATCACCACGTTCATGTCCACGTGGGCGCCGGCGTCCTCGGCGTAGTCGAGGTCGAGGCAGGGAATACCCTGCACGACGCCGACCGAGATGGCGGCCAGGGAATCTCTCAGCGGCGGCCCCTTGAGCTGCCCGCGATTGGACAGCGCGACGAACGCGTCGTGCAGCGCCACCATCGCCCCGTTGATCGCGGCGGTGCGCGTGCCGCCATCGGCTTCGAGCACGTCGCAGTCGAGGATGATGGTGCGCTCGCCGAACACCGTGAGGTCGGTGACGGCGCGCAGCGATCGTCCGATCAACCGCTGGATCTCCTGCGCCCGGCCGCCGGTCTGCACCGAGCGCGGGGTCCGCTGGGTGGTGCTGCGCGGCAGCATGCCATACTCGGCGGTCACCCAGCCCTTCCCCTGGCCGCGCATCCAGCCGGGCGCCTTCTCGTCCACCGAGGCCGAGCAAAGCACCCGTGTGCGCCCCATGGTGACCAGCGCCGAGCCCTCCGCGTTGGGCATGGGGCCACGCTCGATCTTGAACGGACGCGTCTGAGCGGCGCGCCGGCCGTCGTGGCGCGCGAATTCCGGAGTCTCCGGAGTCCGCGCTTCGCGCTCGCGAATCGCCGCCGGTTTGCGCGTCATTTCGGCTCACCTTCTCGAATCGAGGGCGTGCGCTCGAACCACGGCAGATCGGTTTGATCCACCACCGTGACCGGTGGCAGCTCCCGCCCGAGGAACGACTGCGCGATGCGCTTGAAGTTGCGCGGCTCGTCGCTCACGTAGAAGTGATGATCGGGCGGTCCCGAGGCGAGCTGTCCGCGCTCGGCGAGCAGGCGCGCCACCTCGCGGGCCGCTTCGGCGCCCGAGTCCACCAGCTGCACCGCCGGCCCCATCAGCTCGGCGATCAGCGGCGCGATCAGCGGATAGTGGGTACAGCCCAGGATCAGGCTCTCGAGCTGGCCGGCGCGCAGCTCGAGCAGGTATTCCTCGGCCACCGCGCGCGTCACGGGGTGATCGATCCAGCCTTCCTCGATCAGCGGCACGAACAGCGGACAGGCGCGCGAGATCACGGCGGCGCCGGGGGCGAGGCGCGCGATCGCCGCGGGGTAGGCGCCGCTCCCCACCGTGCCGAGCGTTCCCGTCACGCCGATGCGGCCGTGCGGGCTCGCCGCCACCGCGGCGCGCGCGGCCGGTTCGATCACGCCCACCACCGGCAGCGACAGCCGATGTTGCACCGCTTCGAGCGCGAACGACGAAGCGGTGTTGCACGCCACCAGCAGGCACTTGACGTTCTGGCGAACCAGGAATTCGCCGATCTCGAGCGCGAAGCGCGTGACGGTCTCGCGTGACTTGCTTCCGTAGGGCAGCCGCGCCGTGTCGCCGAAGTACACCACCGACTCCGACGGCAGCGCGCGGAACAGCTCGCGCACGGAAGTCAGGCCGCCGAGGCCGGAATCGAAGACGCCGATGGGACGAGGATCGTGGGTGGCGGGCATCAGATCAT of the Candidatus Sulfotelmatobacter sp. genome contains:
- the rph gene encoding ribonuclease PH, which codes for MTRKPAAIREREARTPETPEFARHDGRRAAQTRPFKIERGPMPNAEGSALVTMGRTRVLCSASVDEKAPGWMRGQGKGWVTAEYGMLPRSTTQRTPRSVQTGGRAQEIQRLIGRSLRAVTDLTVFGERTIILDCDVLEADGGTRTAAINGAMVALHDAFVALSNRGQLKGPPLRDSLAAISVGVVQGIPCLDLDYAEDAGAHVDMNVVMTGSGRYVEIQGTGEGVSFTEAELRQLLRLARTGIRRVTTLHRRLMGDSGLLPAA
- the murI gene encoding glutamate racemase — translated: MPATHDPRPIGVFDSGLGGLTSVRELFRALPSESVVYFGDTARLPYGSKSRETVTRFALEIGEFLVRQNVKCLLVACNTASSFALEAVQHRLSLPVVGVIEPAARAAVAASPHGRIGVTGTLGTVGSGAYPAAIARLAPGAAVISRACPLFVPLIEEGWIDHPVTRAVAEEYLLELRAGQLESLILGCTHYPLIAPLIAELMGPAVQLVDSGAEAAREVARLLAERGQLASGPPDHHFYVSDEPRNFKRIAQSFLGRELPPVTVVDQTDLPWFERTPSIREGEPK